The Perca fluviatilis chromosome 3, GENO_Pfluv_1.0, whole genome shotgun sequence nucleotide sequence TGAGAGACAAGTTCAAATAAAGGAAGTAAAtgtacatttcaaatgttctctccactctctcccctttctgtcaTATAAGAGTCTACTCTGGACCCCCTCCCAAACATTTAGGATCACTCACTTTAAGAGTGATGCATTCTGGGAATGCAATTagttgttttttaacaaaacctACAACTTGCAACTTGAACACCACccatccagacacacacacacacagcaactacAATATTCCAgatcattcaacaaaatagacaataaactaaataaatattattaaaaaatatgtataaatgacatcatcatcatcagcccATCATACatgtctctccccagcacaaagcttcttaggagcctCCAGAAAGTTCAGCTACTTTCTCCATTTTCTAGTAGaaacatccaatctggcaaacacttttaaataaaaagatgaatcttttcaaaccaaaaaaaaaaaaatttcattttacATCAGGTCATTTGCTAAAACGCATcagttcttatttttttttacgacTAATAAACAACTTTCTCTCCACCTTCTCGGAGTTCTTTAAACCTGACAGAGAAATCTCAGCTGGACAGATTTTGATTTCTGCAGTTTTAGCATCACCAGCCTTTCCCATACTGAAATAAGGaaagagtttctcagtgaaagtgtctctgtgagtgtagATGTGAGTCATGTCTTCAGCATTGTAGAAGGACACCTCCCGCCCCTTATAGTCCAGCTGGACTCTGATCCTCTGGAGACTCTTCTTCACTGTGAGGGTCTTACCAGATCCATCAGTGTATTTTCCATTGTGATATTTAAAACACCAGATTCCATATTCTGGTGAAACACCTCTTTTTCCCTTCCTGTCAGCTGACTCTTTGGCTAAACCCACAAGCCAGTCAGGATAATctcccacctccacctcccagCTGTGTTTCCCTGAGCTGAAACCCTCAGAGCCCAGAACCTCTGCATACCTGCTGTGTCTCTCTGGATTGTCTGGAAGCTTCTGCTTTGTGTCTCCACGTCTCACACTGGTCAGATCATCAGACAGATGGAGACTGAAGGCTGCAGTGTTTGGTTCCAAAATGACTGGACAGAAGTGGACCATGTCCTTCATCTTCTCCCAGACTCTGAAGGACAGGTTGCCCAGATGTTTGGCCACATCTGTCAGcgctcctgagagcagctgtggatctGACAGCGAGCACTGGACTCTGGCTCTGCTCTGAGAGGCTTTATAACTGCTGAGGAACGGCACGCTGTCTTTCTGCAGCTCTGCTTCCACAGCAGAGATGCTGTCTGACAGAGAGGAGATCTGCTCCTGaatcctcttcatctctctgctGACAGTCTTCCCCCTCTGCTGCTCTTCCTTCCTCAGAGCTGCCAGTCtggactcctcttcctctttcaggAACTGGTGCAGCTTGTTGAACTCGGCTCTGATCTGACTCTCTGTAGACAGCAGCTGCTTCTTGGAGTGTTGATTTATTTCATCGTATGTTTCCTCCACTCGTCTGTGTTTGTCCCTCTTGTCCTGCAGAGACTGTAAGTCAGATTTCAGCTGCTCCTTCAGATCTCTGACTGTTTGTTCTACAGGAACCACCGTGTGACCGTGGTGGAGAGAAAACTCACAGACAGGACACACAGCTCTATCTTCATCCTTACAGAACCAATAAGGCACTTCTGGATGTTTATCACCCACCACCtccactttcttcttttcttttcccgtCTCAGATGATCCAGATTTCTGTCTTCCAGCAAAGTTATCAGCCAGTTCCTTCAGTGCAAAGTTCACTGCTGGTTCATCCGTTAAGGACTTTGTTTTACAAATGGGACAGTTTTTGTTGTTAGCTTGTTCCCAGAATGCGTGCAGGCAGCTTGAACAGAAGCTGTGGTTGCAGCTCAGAGACACAAGATCTCTGAAAGTCTCTGAACACATATGGCAGTTCAGGTAACTTTCTAAAAGAGCAGTTTTCTCAGCCATCTGTCTT carries:
- the LOC120555435 gene encoding nuclear factor 7, brain-like — its product is MAEKTALLESYLNCHMCSETFRDLVSLSCNHSFCSSCLHAFWEQANNKNCPICKTKSLTDEPAVNFALKELADNFAGRQKSGSSETGKEKKKVEVVGDKHPEVPYWFCKDEDRAVCPVCEFSLHHGHTVVPVEQTVRDLKEQLKSDLQSLQDKRDKHRRVEETYDEINQHSKKQLLSTESQIRAEFNKLHQFLKEEEESRLAALRKEEQQRGKTVSREMKRIQEQISSLSDSISAVEAELQKDSVPFLSSYKASQSRARVQCSLSDPQLLSGALTDVAKHLGNLSFRVWEKMKDMVHFCPVILEPNTAAFSLHLSDDLTSVRRGDTKQKLPDNPERHSRYAEVLGSEGFSSGKHSWEVEVGDYPDWLVGLAKESADRKGKRGVSPEYGIWCFKYHNGKYTDGSGKTLTVKKSLQRIRVQLDYKGREVSFYNAEDMTHIYTHRDTFTEKLFPYFSMGKAGDAKTAEIKICPAEISLSGLKNSEKVERKLFISRKKK